From Zingiber officinale cultivar Zhangliang chromosome 5B, Zo_v1.1, whole genome shotgun sequence, the proteins below share one genomic window:
- the LOC121984463 gene encoding tubulin beta chain-like has protein sequence MREILHVQGGQCGNQIGAKFWEVICDEHGIDGTGRYGGDSDLQLERINVYYNESSGGRYVPRAVLMDLEPGTMDSIRSGSFGQIFRPDNFVFGQSGAGNNWAKGHYTEGAELIDSVLDVVRKEAENCDCLQGFQVCHSLGGGTGSGMGTLLISKIREEYPDRMMLTFSVFPSPKVSDTVVEPYNATLSVHQLVENADECMVLDNEALYDICFRTLKLATPTFGDLNHLISATMSGVTCCLRFPGQLNSDLRKLAVNLIPFPRLHFFMVGFAPLTSRGSQQYSALTVPELTQQMWDAKNMMCAADPRHGRYLTASAMFRGKMSTKEVDEQIINVQNKNSSYFVEWIPNNVKSSVCDIPPKGLKMASTFIGNSTSIQEMFRRVSEQFTAMFRRKAFLHWYTGEGMDEMEFTEAESNMNDLVAEYQQYQDATADAEDYEDEEEEEEEEEVG, from the exons ATGAGAGAGATCTTGCACGTACAGGGCGGGCAATGCGGGAACCAGATCGGCGCTAAGTTCTGGGAAGTGATCTGTGACGAGCACGGCATTGACGGCACCGGCAGGTACGGCGGCGACTCCGACCTCCAGCTTGAGCGGATCAATGTGTATTACAATGAGTCCAGTGGAGGCCGCTACGTTCCACGAGCTGTTCTCATGGATCTGGAACCCGGCACTATGGATTCCATCAGATCTGGCTCATTTGGCCAGATCTTTAGGCCGGATAACTTCGTCTTCGGGCAGTCCGGTGCTGGGAACAACTGGGCGAAGGGGCACTACACCGAGGGAGCAGAGCTTATTGATTCGGTGCTTGATGTGGTGAGGAAGGAGGCCGAGAACTGTGATTGCTTACAAG GATTTCAGGTCTGCCATTCCTTGGGAGGTGGAACTGGTTCTGGCATGGGCACCCTCCTTATATCCAAAATCAGAGAGGAGTACCCTGATCGTATGATGCTTACTTTCTCTGTTTTTCCATCGCCGAAAGTTTCTGATACAGTTGTGGAGCCATATAATGCTACTCTTTCGGTACATCAGCTTGTGGAGAATGCTGATGAATGTATGGTTCTGGACAATGAAGCACTCTATGACATTTGCTTCCGCACACTGAAGCTTGCAACTCCTACAT TTGGTGATCTGAACCATCTGATCTCTGCTACAATGAGTGGTGTCACATGCTGCCTCCGTTTCCCTGGTCAGCTTAACTCTGATCTTCGAAAGCTCGCTGTGAATTTGATTCCTTTCCCTCGCCTCCACTTCTTCATGGTAGGGTTTGCACCCTTGACATCGAGGGGATCCCAGCAATACAGTGCTCTGACTGTTCCCGAGTTGACTCAACAGATGTGGGATGCCAAGAACATGATGTGTGCTGCTGATCCTCGACATGGACGGTATCTAACTGCCTCAGCCATGTTCCGTGGTAAGATGAGCACAAAGGAGGTTGACGAACAGATTATCAACGTACAGAATAAGAACTCTTCCTACTTTGTCGAGTGGATTCCAAATAATGTAAAATCAAGCGTGTGTGACATTCCACCCAAGGGGCTGAAGATGGCTTCAACATTCATCGGCAACTCAACATCGATCCAGGAGATGTTCCGCAGGGTCAGTGAGCAGTTCACTGCCATGTTCAGGAGGAAGGCTTTCTTACACTGGTATACAGGCGAGGGAATGGATGAGATGGAGTTCACTGAGGCAGAGAGCAACATGAATGATTTGGTGGCTGAGTACCAACAATACCAGGATGCAACAGCTGATGCGGAAGATTATGaagatgaggaagaggaagaggaagaagaagaggtcggcTAG